One Actinomycetes bacterium DNA window includes the following coding sequences:
- a CDS encoding VOC family protein, whose amino-acid sequence MIDHVGLGVRDLHVSTAFYQQALGPLGYQLLMQRDGSAGFGVNGKPDFWIHANRPLSGPVHVAFASSDRATVQAFHAAALAAGGRDNGAPGLRPQYHKEYYGAFVFDPDGNNIEAVCHRPA is encoded by the coding sequence GTGATCGACCACGTCGGCTTGGGGGTCAGGGACCTGCACGTCAGTACGGCGTTCTACCAGCAGGCGCTTGGCCCACTCGGCTACCAGCTCCTGATGCAGCGCGACGGCTCCGCGGGCTTTGGCGTGAACGGCAAGCCGGACTTCTGGATTCACGCCAACCGCCCGCTGAGCGGGCCGGTGCATGTCGCCTTCGCCAGCTCGGACCGGGCCACCGTGCAAGCGTTCCACGCCGCGGCCCTGGCCGCTGGAGGCCGCGACAACGGGGCTCCCGGCCTGCGCCCCCAGTACCACAAGGAGTACTACGGCGCCTTCGTCTTCGATCCGGACGGCAACAACATCGAGGCCGTCTGCCACCGGCCGGCGTAG